One window from the genome of Gopherus evgoodei ecotype Sinaloan lineage chromosome 2, rGopEvg1_v1.p, whole genome shotgun sequence encodes:
- the FANCD2OS gene encoding FANCD2 opposite strand protein: MAGGYQLWAPWSPLDESLQWLRGATPRPCTKHPFRAAPRGCCPQSAAADLEVQLCFQGLSLVLEPGAKGPGLPAGEPQRSAALRKPQAVRLSGLDSVFGRLVTAQPPRWTGSFRVSERSAFCQVISPRQRWPRGLREPQVRMAVAMCRQMLRAILLLYAAYKKCAFALQHSR, encoded by the coding sequence ATGGCCGGCGGGTACCAGCTGTGGGCTCCCTGGTCGCCGCTGGACGAGTCCCTGCAGTGGCTGCGGGGCGCCACCCCCCGGCCGTGCACCAAGCACCCGTTCCGGGCGGCGCCGCGCGGCTGCTGCCCGCAGAGCGCGGCCGCGGACCTGGAGGTGCAGCTGTGCTTCCAGGGGCTCAGCCTGGTGCTGGAGCCGGGCGccaaggggcccggcctgccggCGGGGGAGCCGCAGCGGAGCGCGGCGCTGCGCAAGCCCCAGGCTGTGCGGCTCAGCGGGCTGGACTCGGTCTTCGGGCGCCTGGTGACGGCGCAGCCCCCGCGCTGGACCGGCTCGTTCCGGGTGTCGGAGCGCTCGGCTTTCTGCCAAGTGATCAGCCCCCGGCAGCGCTGGCCCCGCGGGCTCCGCGAGCCGCAGGTCCGCATGGCCGTGGCCATGTGCCGGCAGATGCTGCGGGCCATCCTGCTGCTCTACGCCGCCTACAAGAAGTGCGCCTTCGCCCTGCAGCACTCGCGCTGA